In Aspergillus luchuensis IFO 4308 DNA, chromosome 1, nearly complete sequence, the following are encoded in one genomic region:
- a CDS encoding putative JmjC domain protein (COG:B,T;~EggNog:ENOG410PI7T;~InterPro:IPR041667,IPR003347;~PFAM:PF13621), giving the protein MRYSPIHLQLPKTLLEILNIRPDDPILRCFPDNNLDTLHDHLLGDPDGAIKLADSKLRVFPFKDVDICWRRYYTDACILKACLTIAENCGFPRREHNGHPILPPSPPHPGSTALTRRQNILRIIDDSRSNKELIEVDPDAGWLTPTIHMLDKALIMTGAPLREALVLAVINALQGACPTTKRNNLTKFEFPDELDPDELATPLFSDDAAPTPEICFPIPRVSNLPMWGTSPSSPNFRDHARQKKTPLVITDAVNDWPAIATGSWASREFWMHRTFGGRRLVPVEIGKSYTDEDWGQRLMPFKDFVEKYLDRDRHSDDAGPTGYLAQHDLFSHMPTLFKDFMHPDYIHIDAPKAEPGTPAYIRQQREEEERRRKLGEEVIPVQEKEQESRSEADSDSLSSHEPDDDGPHLNIWMGPSWTISPLHFDTYHNIYVQVVGEKYFRLYSPHTPLSQIHPKGKEPVVRRRPEDGQGPQQYTHDQHSHEQEEPDLVDMSNTSQVDLAAIEMSPAEADYWEELWPGFMDAEYVETVLKPGDMLYIPIGWWHYVRSLKGGIGVSFWWDGC; this is encoded by the coding sequence ATGCGATACTCCCCAATCCACCTCCAGCTTCCCAAAACTCTCCTCGAGATCCTCAATATCCGCCCCGACGACCCCATCCTCCGCTGCTTCCCGGACAACAACCTCGACACACTTCACGACCACCTTCTCGGCGATCCCGACGGCGCAATCAAGCTAGCTGACTCAAAGCTCCGCGTATTCCCCTTCAAAGATGTCGATATCTGCTGGCGCCGCTACTACACCGACGCATGCATCTTGAAAGCATGTCTGACGATCGCCGAAAACTGCGGGTTTCCGCGCCGCGAACACAACGGACACCCaattctccctccttctcctccacatcctggTTCCACGGCTCTTACGCGCAGGCAAAATATACTGAGGATTATTGACGATTCCCGCTCTAACAAGGAACTGATTGAGGTGGACCCGGATGCAGGATGGCTCACGCCTACGATACACATGCTCGACAAGGCATTAATAATGACCGGAGCACCACTGAGGGAAGCATTAGTCCTAGCGGTGATAAATGCGCTGCAGGGTGCGTGTCCGACGACCAAGCGGAACAACTTGACTAAATTCGAATTCCCCGATGAATTGGATCCCGACGAACTCGCCACTCCGCTCTTCTCTGACGATGCTGCGCCGACGCCTGAGATCTGTTTCCCTATACCCCGAGTATCGAATCTACCGATGTGGGGTACGTCGCCCTCGTCGCCGAATTTCCGTGATCATGCGCGCCAGAAGAAAACACCGCTTGTCATTACTGATGCGGTGAACGATTGGCCGGCTATAGCGACGGGGTCGTGGGCGTCCAGGGAGTTCTGGATGCATCGCACTTTTGGCGGACGGAGACTTGTCCCTGTGGAGATTGGGAAATCGTATACGGATGAGGACTGGGGACAGCGGTTAATGCCCTTTAAGGACTTCGTGGAGAAGTATCTCGATCGGGATAGACACAGCGATGATGCAGGTCCGACGGGGTACTTGGCGCAGCATGATCTGTTTTCTCACATGCCGACCTTGTTCAAGGATTTCATGCACCCGGATTACATTCACATCGACGCACCCAAAGCGGAACCCGGCACCCCAGCCTACATCCGACagcagagagaagaagaggaacggaGACGGAAATTAGGAGAAGAGGTCATCCCAGTccaagagaaagaacaagaatCCAGATCCGAAGCCGACTCCGACTCATTATCCTCGCACGAACCCGACGACGATGGCCCGCACCTCAACATCTGGATGGGTCCCTCATGGACGATATCCCCCCTCCACTTCGACACATACCACAACATCTACGTGCAAGTAGTAGGCGAAAAATACTTCCGACTATATTCCCCTCACACACCACTCTCGCAGATCCATCCGAAGGGAAAAGAACCTGTCGTTAGACGACGGCCCGAGGATGGGCAAGGTCCCCAACAGTACACTCATGATCAGCACTCCCACGAGCAAGAAGAACCTGACCTTGTGGATATGTCCAATACCTCGCAGGTTGATCTCGCTGCTATTGAAATGTCCCCTGCTGAGGCGGACTATTGGGAGGAGCTGTGGCCTGGGTTCATGGATGCGGAGTATGTCGAGACCGTGCTGAAGCCGGGAGATATGTTGTATATTCCCATTGGGTGGTGGCATTATGTCAGGAGTTTGAAGGGTGGGATTGGGGTTAGTTTTTGGTGGGATGGGTGTTAG
- the PPR1 gene encoding transcription factor (COG:K;~EggNog:ENOG410PHRG;~InterPro:IPR036864,IPR007219,IPR001138;~PFAM:PF00172,PF04082;~TransMembrane:3 (i355-371o436-457i733-756o);~go_function: GO:0000981 - DNA-binding transcription factor activity, RNA polymerase II-specific [Evidence IEA];~go_function: GO:0003677 - DNA binding [Evidence IEA];~go_function: GO:0008270 - zinc ion binding [Evidence IEA];~go_process: GO:0006351 - transcription, DNA-templated [Evidence IEA];~go_process: GO:0006355 - regulation of transcription, DNA-templated [Evidence IEA]) encodes MLNPDSPPSPTSIGRKRPHPPTEPASVPPEPSAQSHQQQQSATDGPATQSASAVAAPSTSNSSSFRNVSACNRCRLRKNRCDQRLPRCQSCEKAGVRCVGYDPITKREIPRSYVYFLEARVAYLEKVLIDHQISYKDPVAFDEEEAVKIETGIDTAPAPAVGSEGSVPAAGDGASGSDNNEKWVKKEKDGLVLRREKSDPTGQTSENNNQDSQKEDNWRIHNLVSNIGMVSVQGTSDPRYLGSTSGISFARVVFAAVKSSVPGNVAERGPMRPNERLPHSATGTGGSSMRDSFFGLQTRSMMKCAAFPDRELAERLSNLYFEHANPQMPILHRADFMEMLDRTYSLDEKNRSPRSLYILNIVFAIGAGIIFEDKPSSDEKEDGRDHSPSASSKRPRLSSHQHQPEEYHASAIIHLESFLGNTASGDGSGALEELQAVLLLASFALLRPVAPGLWYIVGVAMRLAVDLGLHYEDGTDIDTLGEESINRTAGKSAEKSKARIDHRELGRREWVRDLRRRLWWCVYSFDRLVSCCVGRPFGISDQAISTEFPSLLEDKYITKSGIVTPPEGAPSYKHSAHHYFKLRLLQSEIQDVLQHQQARFVRQRAPSVGRRHIRPDISSPFLQGFDSFRSWRRDVHRRLVEWQQSAPTRRDTGVRFPIEFLELNYWQAVIMLYQQSLTVPAELADEMMPAEDVSSPSFSNVDEAEDEDDIYYKVAEAGQKVIRIYRQMHRVRLVNYTYLATHHIFMAGISFLYAIWHSPLVRSRLTLDEVDFTVLAATSVLGDLMHKCPPAEACRDAFERMSKATVQMCLSTTGFGSQVDLTQAPTRSTQRPTNAPHPDQSRPYGRYAQDPRQRVPARRQGQGQGQPRPSRPMPRFDMNLGDLFNDNTAVPERPNSGPRLPGPYPVRPDFPEASTPTPTFPPDRTMRPHPPRTPSMEYYPPYETTVSPQPQLHQSYYYGNSPQQSASPNSVNANPPATHYHTPENEHPPSGLSLDFLDFDPTAAEGSHMAGGSDGQGEYEFQAMPSLGHGVGHSVGIDLGFGMAMDFQHDWSENANYDILEGYFFGGAGNGPSGETQ; translated from the exons ATGCTGAATCCTgattctcctccttcgccgaCCTCCATAGGGAGGAAACGTCCGCATCCGCCTACCGAGCCTGCCTCCGTCCCGCCAGAGCCGTCGGCGCAATctcaccagcaacaacagtcAGCCACTGACGGCCCTGCGACTCAGTCCGCctccgccgtcgccgcccCCTCGACCTCCAATTCATCCTCGTTCCGAAATGTCTCCGCCTGTAATCGTTGTCGTCTACGGAAGAACCGATGCGATCAGAGGCTGCCGCGATGTCAGTCCTGCGAGAAGGCTGGCGTCCGATGTGTCGGATATGACCCGATAACGAAACGCGAAATCCCTCGCAGTTATGTCTACTTTCTTGAGGCCCGTGTGGCGTATCTGGAGAAGGTATTGATAGACCATCAGATATCCTACAAAGACCCTGTCGCattcgatgaggaggaagccgTGAAAATCGAAACTGGGATTGATACTGCGCCAGCCCCGGCAGTTGGCTCAGAAGGCTCGGTTCCAGCGGCCGGTGATGGGGCCAGCGGCTCGGATAATAACGAAAAGTGGgtgaaaaaggagaaggatggacTCGTgctgagaagagaaaagagcgaTCCCACTGGTCAGACTTCGGAGAACAACAACCAGGACTCGCAAAAGGAAGACAATTGGCGCATACATAATCTGGTTTCGAACATAGGCATGGTGTCTGTGCAGGGAACATCTGATCCCCGATATCTGGGCTCTACCTCTGGTATTTCGTTCGCTCGCGTGGTTTTTGCCGCCGTCAAGAGTTCCGTGCCAGGGAATGTTGCAGAGCGCGGGCCAATGCGCCCGAATGAACGTTTGCCGCATAGTGCTACGGGAACAGGTGGAAGTAGCATGCGTGATTCCTTCTTTGGATTACAGACCAGGTCTATGATGAAATGTGCTGCATTCCCGGATCGAGAATTGGCTGAGAGGCTGTCCAATCTCTATTTCGAGCATGCGAATCCACAAATGCCCATTCTGCACCGGGCTGATTTCATGGAGATGCTTGATCGTACATACTCGCTAGATGAAAAGAACCGCTCCCCTCGCAGTCTTTACATTCTCAATATTGTATTTGCCATTGGTGCTGGAATTATATTCGAGGACAAGCCATCCTCtgatgagaaagaagatggccgCGACCactctccttcagcttcatCCAAGCGACCCCGGCTTTCAAgccatcagcaccagccgGAAGAGTATCATGCCTCTGCAATCATCCATCTGGAGTCTTTCCTGGGTAACACTGCATCCGGGGATGGGTCTGGAGCTCTGGAGGAACTACAGGCGGTGCTTCTCCTCGCTAGTTTTGCCCTTCTGCGACCTGTGGCGCCTGGTCTCTGGTACATTGTTGGTGTGGCAATGCGGCTGGCAGTCGATCTTGGCTTGCACTACGAAGATGGAACCGACATTGACACTCTCGGGGAGGAATCAATAAACCGCACAGCCGGGAAGAGTGCAGAGAAGTCTAAAGCGCGAATCGACCACCGCGAGCTTGGACGCCGGGAATGGGTACGCGACCTGCGCCGCCGGTTGTGGTGGTGCGTTTACAGCTTCGATCGTTTAGTCAGTTGCTGCGTCGGCCGTCCGTTTGGGATCAGCGATCAAGCCATCAGTACTGAGTTTCCATCTCTGCTAGAAGACAAATACATCACTAAGTCGGGAATTGTGACTCCTCCCGAGGGTGCTCCGAGTTATAAGCACTCCGCGCATCATTACTTCAAACTGCGTCTGTTGCAGTCCGAAATCCAAGATGTGCTGCAGCATCAGCAAGCCCGGTTCGTTCGACAGAGAGCCCCATCTGTGGGTAGACGACATATTCGCCCCGACATCTCCTCCCCTTTCCTTCAAGGCTTCGATTCATTCCGTTCGTGGCGTAGAGACGTCCACCGGCGGCTTGTGGAGTGGCAGCAAAGTGCACCCACGCGTCGCGATACTGGAGTCAGATTTCCTATCGAGTTCCTCGAGTTGAACTACTGGCAAGCGGTGATTATGCTTTATCAGCAAAGTCTGACTGTACCGGCTGAATTGGCGGATGAGATGATGCCGGCCGAGGATGTGTCAAGCCCGTCCTTCTCTAACGTGGATGaggcagaagatgaagatgatatcTACTATAAGGTAGCAGAGGCTGGACAAAAAGTGATCCGTATATATCGTCAGATGCACCGGGTTCGGTTGGTCAATTACACGTATTTGGCTACTCACCACATCTTCATGGCGG GCATTTCCTTCTTGTACGCGATCTGGCACTCTCCGTTGGTGCGCAGCCGTCTG ACCCTCGACGAAGTGGACTTCACCGTCCTTGCAGCCACATCCGTACTTGGAGATCTCATGCACAAGTGCCCGCCTGCAGAGGCCTGCCGTGATGCCTTTGAACGTATGAGCAAAGCTACGGTTCAGATGTGCTTGTCCACCACCGGATTCGGCTCCCAAGTAGATCTAACCCAGGCACCGACCCGGAGCACACAACGACCGACAAATGCGCCACACCCAGACCAGAGCAGACCGTATGGGAGGTATGCGCAGGACCCCCGACAACGTGTGCCGGCCCGACGGCAGGGCCAGGGCCAGGGCCAACCGCGGCCATCGCGACCAATGCCACGGTTCGACATGAACCTCGGAGACCTCTTCAACGACAACACGGCCGTCCCAGAACGCCCCAACAGTGGACCTAGACTGCCAGGACCCTATCCCGTCCGACCAGACTTCCCCGAAGCCTCTACCCCTACACCCACCTTCCCTCCCGATCGGACGATGCGGCCACATCCTCCGCGAACCCCATCAATGGAATATTATCCTCCCTATGAGACCACCGTATCTCCACAGCCCCAACTGCACCAGTCGTACTACTACGGTAACTCCCCCCAACAGAGCGCGTCGCCAAACAGCGTCAACGCGAACCCACCCGCCACCCACTACCATACCCCTGAGAACGAGCATCCACCTTCCGGTTTGAGCCTAGATTTTCTCGACTTCGACCCCACAGCCGCTGAAGGCAGCCACATGGCTGGCGGGTCGGACGGACAGGGCGAATATGAATTCCAGGCGATGCCGTCATTGGGACATGGCGTGGGCCACAGCGTCGGGATTGACCTGGGCTTCGGCATGGCGATGGATTTCCAACATGATTGGAGCGAAAACGCCAATTACGACATTTTAGAAGGTTACTTTTTCGGTGGGGCAGGCAACGGACCATCTGGAGAAACTCAGTAG
- a CDS encoding MFS transporter (COG:G;~EggNog:ENOG410PH2P;~InterPro:IPR020846,IPR011701,IPR036259;~PFAM:PF07690;~TransMembrane:12 (i28-50o65-87i99-118o124-148i160-181o201-223i320-340o376-395i407-426o438-461i468-486o506-524i);~go_function: GO:0022857 - transmembrane transporter activity [Evidence IEA];~go_process: GO:0055085 - transmembrane transport [Evidence IEA]), giving the protein MFKRPSCLQGRRHGEGNGDWTAFPVRQLFVLALCRICEPIAFMSIFPYVYQMVESFHVTDNDRKIALYAGMITSAFTFAEFSAGMFWGRMSDKIGRKPVLVMGLIGTAISMVVFGFAPNLPTAMIARALGGLLNGNIGVLQTTVAEIVTVKEHQPRAYSIMPFVWCLGSIIGPAMGGALAQPCDNYPGLFQRDTIFDRFPFLLPNLVCVVVLVSGIVVGLLFLEETHPEKKHRRDPGLALGNWLVAKVWGSPESLPEPTDAKAELTGEGEYYDYEDVPPPEYRSTESSPRLGPMKESDNLSADDDIEGQMKGEPCATPKAFTKQVIFNIIAYGILAYHSVSFDQLMPVFLSTPKSDDDVVLPFKFTGGLGLATSKIGFMLAVQGVYSMIAQLWLFPFVVRHFGTLRVFRFVLLVWPPLYLMVPYLILLPEQLQTAAAYVALISKITLHVIAFPATAILLANAAPSSKVLGSINGAAASTASLSRAFGPTVTGLLHSKGLESGYSVLAWWACGIVCILGAIESFWMEESERDQDVEKKPECDGPTSNRDSLRGSFTAGKEDGSPEEVRRLLSSARTSIDDLDVPNVDLMQANLNVTSEPEPDKSKLSQ; this is encoded by the exons ATGTTCAAACGACCGTCATGTTTACAAGGCCGGCGGCATGGTGAGGGCAACGGTGATTGGACCGCCTTCCCTGTCCGCCAGCTCTTTGTGCTAG CACTATGCCGCATCTGCGAACCAATCGCGTTTATGTCCATATTCCCCTATGTTTACCAGATGGTCGAATCTTTCCACGTAACAGATAACGACCGCAAGATCGCCCTGTATGCTGGAATGATTACATCGGCCTTCACCTTTGCAGAGTTCTCCGCAGGCATGTTCTGGGGTCGGATGAGTGACAAGATTGGCAGAAAGCCTGTCCTCGTCATGGGCTTGATTGGAACTGCCATTAGTATGGTTGTTTTCGGGTTCGCTCCCAACTTGCCAACTGCCATGATCGCCCGGGCACTGGGTGGCCTGCTGAACGGCAACATTGGCGTGCTTCAAACCACCGTCGCAGAGATCGTCACTGTCAAAGAGCACCAACCCCGGGCCTATTCCATCATGCCGTTCGTCTGGTGCCTTGGGTCGATCATCGGGCCCGCTATGGGTGGTGCGTTGGCACAACCATGCGACAATTATCCCGGATTATTCCAACGTGACACCATCTTCGATCGCTTTCCGTTTCTGCTGCCCAACCTGGTCTGCGTTGTCGTCTTAGTGTCCGGCATCGTTGTTGGCCTATTGTTCCTGGAGGAGACCCatccggagaagaagcaccGCCGCGATCCCGGCCTGGCGTTGGGCAATTGGCTCGTTGCGAAAGTCTGGGGTTCTCCCGAATCCCTCCCGGAGCCCACGGACGCCAAAGCGGAATTGaccggagagggagagtacTACGACTACGAGGATGTCCCTCCGCCAGAATACAGAAGCACGGAAAGTTCGCCTCGTCTGGGTCCGATGAAGGAATCGGACAACCTGTCTGCGGATGACGACATTGAGGGGCAGATGAAGGGCGAGCCGTGCGCAACTCCCAAGGCTTTCACCAAACAagtcatcttcaacatcattGCCTATGGCATTCTTGCATA CCACAGTGTCTCCTTCGACCAACTCATGCCCGTCTTCTTGAGCACCCCCAAGTCGGACGACGATGTCGTGCTTCCCTTCAAATTTACCGGTGGTCTGGGACTGGCTACGAGTAAAATCGGCTTCATGTTGGCGGTTCAAGGCGTCTATTCCATGATCGCGCAGCTGTGGCTGTTCCCATTCGTTGTTCGTCACTTTGGAACACTGAGAGTTTTCCGTTTTGTGTTGCTCGTTTGGCCGCCTCTCTACCTCATGGTCCCTTACCTTATCCTCCTGCCCGAACAGCTCCAGACTGCCGCGGCCTACGTCGCTTTGATCAGCAAAATCACGCTGCATGTCATCGCATTCCCTGCTACTGCTATTCTTCTCGCCAACGCTGCCCCGTCCTCTAAAGTCCTCGGTTCCATCAACGGTGCGGCCGCCTCGACAGCTAGCTTGAGCCGCGCTTTCGGCCCAACAGTTACTGGCTTGCTTCATTCTAAGGGTCTCGAAAGTGGATACTCCGTGCTAGCCTGGTGGGCTTGTGGAATAGTGTGCATCCTTGGCGCCATCGAGAGCTTTTGGATGGAGGAATCGGAGCGAGACCAGGACGTGGAGAAGAAACCCGAATGCGATGGCCCAACTTCAAACCGTGACTCGTTGCGGGGTTCCTTCACTGCAGGTAAGGAAGACGGCTCTCCCGAGGAAGTGCGGAGATTGCTGTCTTCGGCGCGCACCAGCATCGATGACCTGGACGTTCCCAACGTGGACTTAATGCAAGCCAACCTGAACGTCACTTCCGAGCCCGAGCCTGACAAGTCGAAGCTCAGCCAATAG
- the MTG2 gene encoding GTP-binding protein Obg (COG:B,T;~EggNog:ENOG410PH3Q;~InterPro:IPR036726,IPR006073,IPR027417,IPR006169, IPR031167;~PFAM:PF01018,PF01926;~go_function: GO:0005525 - GTP binding [Evidence IEA]) produces MAAHRTWLLRSIPRILPPNPSVRLRPLARTPAYALKIWSQRYNSTEAESKRSEYHQQTPLPDHISEPSHLNPSPEDYSRFIFQDKCRSTIYAGAGGHGCVSFLREKYVEEGPPNGGDGGSGGSIYIQAVEGMTSLHKLARRGIIKAGRGKNGQGKSKGGKRGNDVLLQVPVGTVVREVDRYDPVTEEIVRRKRERKEAAAAAAAAAEEGAEERDEIDELGLPSIRHDRWVLYPGANPSDYLTTVFPNNPPRRQHIAALEPQAPIYLDLSQHMDKPILLAAGGAGGLGNPHFVTRNMNRPTFASRGEGGMRLELEFELKLLADVGLVGKPNAGKSTLLRSLTNSRTRVGNWEFTTLSPNIGTVVIDNHKGRPLVESKGKARRMNFTIADIPGLIEDAHLDKGLGLGFLRHIERAGILAFVVDLSAGDPVQGLKGLWHELGEYERVRDVEESMKVEGDDLTWNPPTHGLPELQSESAIQELNKVASKAKDELPALNLSPIHTKPWFVVATKADLPETQERFKTLRDYLAAVKNGEEEHPGGHPYGRRDKVCAVPVSAIRGEGVAGIPKLVVDLLD; encoded by the coding sequence ATGGCAGCTCACAGAACATGGCTCCTCCGTTCAATTCCTCGCATtctccccccaaaccccTCCGTCCGATTACGTCCTCTAGCTAGGACGCCGGCTTACGCTCTGAAAATTTGGTCTCAGCGGTATAATAGCACCGAAGCCGAGTCTAAGCGATCAGAGTATCACCAGCAAACGCCACTGCCCGATCATATCTCCGAACCGTCACATTTAAACCCGTCCCCCGAAGATTATTCGCGCTTTATCTTTCAGGATAAATGTCGCTCGACGATATAtgccggtgctggtgggCATGGGTGCGTCTCGTTTCTTCGTGAGAAGTATGTCGAAGAGGGTCCGCCGAATGGTGGCGACGGAGGTAGTGGCGGGAGCATCTATATTCAGGCCGTTGAAGGTATGACGAGTCTACATAAGCTGGCTCGTAGGGGAATTATAAAGGCCGGTCGGGGGAAGAACGGGCaggggaaaagcaaaggagGAAAACGAGGCAACGATGTCCTGCTCCAGGTTCCCGTTGGCACTGTCGTTCGTGAAGTCGATCGTTACGACCCGGTCACGGAGGAAATCGTGCGCCGGAAACGTGAGCGCAAAgaagctgcggctgctgctgctgcggcggcaGAGGAGGGCGCAGAAGAGAGGGACGAAATAGATGAGCTTGGGTTACCGTCTATACGACATGATCGCTGGGTTCTTTACCCTGGTGCCAACCCGTCTGATTACCTGACTACCGTGTTTCCGAATAATCCGCCCCGGAGACAACATATCGCTGCACTGGAACCGCAGGCGCCGATCTACCTCGATCTCTCGCAGCATATGGACAAGCCGATCTTGTTGGCTGCTGGAGGTGCCGGTGGCTTGGGTAACCCACACTTTGTGACTCGCAATATGAACCGGCCTACGTTCGCATCTAGAGGTGAAGGCGGCATGCGCCTGGAGCTTGAGTTTGAGCTGAAGCTGCTTGCGGATGTTGGACTTGTCGGGAAACCCAATGCGGGCAAAAGTACATTGCTTCGGTCGTTGACCAACAGTCGCACCCGGGTCGGAAACTGGGAGTTCACGACGCTTTCTCCAAATATTGGTACGGTGGTCATCGACAATCATAAAGGGCGACCGTTGGTGGAATCCAAAGGAAAGGCCCGGCGGATGAACTTCACTATTGCCGACATTCCAGGTCTGATCGAGGACGCTCATCTGGATAAGGGCCTTGGTCTTGGCTTTCTCCGGCATATTGAGCGCGCTGGTATCCTGGCATTTGTGGTTGATCTTAGCGCAGGTGACCCGGTGCAAGGACTCAAGGGTCTCTGGCACGAACTGGGCGAATACGAGCGCGTCCGTGACGTTGAAGAGTCGATGAAagttgagggagatgattTAACCTGGAATCCGCCCACTCATGGTCTTCCTGAACTACAATCCGAAAGTGCAATTCAGGAGCTCAACAAGGTTGCGTCAAAAGCTAAAGACGAACTTCCCGCTTTGAATCTTTCCCCAATTCACACCAAGCCATGGTTTGTGGTAGCCACCAAGGCCGATCTTCCGGAGACTCAAGAACGCTTCAAGACACTGCGTGACTATCTTGCCGCCGTTAAGAACGGCGAAGAGGAACATCCGGGCGGACATCCTTATGGACGGAGAGACAAGGTCTGCGCGGTTCCTGTCAGTGCCATTAGGGGCGAGGGAGTTGCGGGCATTCCAAAGCTTGTTGTGGACTTGCTCGATTGA